Within the bacterium genome, the region CGTTTGGCTTACCGACAGAACGGCATGCAATTAAAACTGGCGAACCACCTCAAGAAACAACCGTTCAAAATTGTTCCACCTATAGAAATCAAATGGAAATACTTGGTCTTTCATATGATTGGTCAAGGACAATAACAACTAGCGATCCAAGCTATTACAAGTGGACACAGAGCGTTTTTATCGATTTTTACAATTCATGGTTTGATACGAATAGTGGCATCGCTCGACCAATAGAGGATTTACCAATACCAGAAAGCATTTCTGCGCTGGGAACATCTGCCGTTGAGGACTATCGCAATGCTCATCGGCTCATTTACTTCGATGACGTTCCAGTGAATTGGTGCCCAGAACTAGGCACAGTTCTTTCGAACGAAGAGGTTTTTGATGGCAAGAGTGAGCAAGGTTATCCTGTGGAACGGGTACAAATGAAGCAGTTGTTGGTTCGAATTACTGCCTATGCAGATCGGTTACTTGAGGGGCTGGAGGAACTCGATTGGCCTGAGAGCATTAAGCAGCTTCAAAGAAATTGGATAGGGAAAAGTGAGGGCCTTGAGATAACTTTTCCTGTATCGAAGAGCAGTGAAGAATTATTGGCATTTACTACTCGGCCGGAAACTCTTTTTGGTGCCACTTTCTTGACAATAGCCCCTGAGCATCCATTGGTAAAAACCCTTTGTTCCCCAGAGCAGAAATCAGAGGTGGAAACGTATTGCCAAGAAGCCTCCCAGAGGAGCGACTTAGACCGCACCTCACAGGACCAAAAGACGGGAGTCTTCTTAGGCTCTTCAGCTAAACATCCATTCCTTGAGAAAGAGATTCCAATTTATGTGTCTGACTACGTGATGATGGGAGTGGGCAGCGGTGTCGTAATGGGTGTGCCTGCCCATGATGAGAGAGATTTTCAATTTGCTAAGAACTATCATTTGCCAATCGTCCCGGTGATTTTACCTCGGGATGCTGGTAAAGAACGTGAAGCTGTACTCGCCAAAGAAATTGTCTGGACTGAAGACGGGGCGATGATCGCATCTCAAGCAAATCATGAGCTAGAACTACATTGGCTCGGAAAAGACTCCTCTCAGGTCAGAGTGGATTGCAGAACTGAGATTGTCGATAAGGGAGTAGCTTCTGCAGCAACTCACTATAAGCTCCGAGATTGGGTTTTTTCCCGTCAACGATACTGGGGTGAACCCATCCCCTTGATTCATTGGGATGATGGAACAATCAGTACAGTGCCCAAGGAAGAACTTCCTCTTGAATTACCTCATCTTGAGAATTACCAACCGACCAATACGGGTGAGTCTGCCCTTGCCCGTGCAGCGGATTGGGTTTCAACTTCTAGCAAAGAATCTGGTGTGTCTGGGAAACGAGAAACTCTTACAATGCCACAGTGGGCAGGATCTTGTTGGTATCCAATTCGATTCATGGATCCTGAAAATAGAGATCAAATTGTTGCCCCAGAGGTAGAAAAGGCGTGGGGGCCGGTCGATCTCTATTTAGGAGGCGCTGAGCATGCGACCTTGCACCTTCTGTACTCTCGCTTCTGGTTCCAGGCAATGCACGATCTTGGACTCACCAGCATCAAGGAACCTTTTACCCGACTTTTCAACCAAGGAATGCTTACCTCCTTTGCCTTTCAAGACAAGAACGGGGTTCTCATCCCGGTAGACGAGGTTGAAGAAAAATCTCCGGAAGTTTATGCCAAGAAAGACTCAGGGGAGGTTGTCGAACGTATAACTGCAAAAATGTCAAAATCGCTGCGAAACGTGGTGAGACCTGATGATGTGATTGGAGAATACGGTGCTGATACCTTTCGAGTTCATATTATGTTCATGGGGCCGGTCGAGTCCCAGCGATCATGGGATGGAGTAGATATCGCTGGCGCAAGCCGCTTCATGAGAAAGTTCTGGTTCTTTTGCACTGGCTCTGAAGAGCAAACCGGTGTCCGTGAGTTTATTCCCCTTGAGGATGAGAAGCTAGAAGTTTCTCTTCGGATCAACGAAGCGGCAGCAAAAATTTCAAGTGATATAGAAGGCCTGCGATTCAATGTATCAATAGCGGAACTTATGAAGTGCTTGAGGGATATTCGCGAGCAAGAGATATCGAGGGAAAGCTTTGAGAAGTTTTTAAAAGTTGCTTCTCCCTTTCTCCCATTCACTGCCGAAGAAATATGGGAACGCCTTGGCCATAGTGAGAGCATTGCATACGCTCCTTGGCCCGAAGCAGATCGAGAGCTTATCGCGAATAGCAAGACCAATATTGAGGTAGTTTACCAAGTAAATGGAAAGAAGCGGGGAAAGATTAATGTTCCCTCTGATATTTCAAACTCCGAGCTTGAGGCTATTGCTGCAGAAGCCCTACAAGAACAGTTAAGTGACGACCTCTCGAACGCAAAATTTATCATTGTGCCTGATAGAAAGACAAAACTACCAAAGCTTTTGAACATTGTAGTAGGCCAGAAGCCCTCGGGTAAGTAACGACTCATCCGGTCGTGGTGTAGCGAGCTTCTTTTTCACTGTCACAGGGATAGGAAAATCAAATAGGTTCGTGAAAGTATTTGATTTTCCTATACCTTTGATTTTCCTATCCCTCAGCTACCGCTGTAGCCTAGGGTCAATGTTCGGATCCATAATCTCATAATTCCGAGGTCGGTGGTTCGAGTCCACCCATGGCTACTCTTCACTTGACTCTCTTCGGCTGATCCCTAACTGTCGAATAATCCCGCAAAACTGAGATAAACTTGCTCAAGCGCTTCATATTCTGCAAGGTATAGCCTTGGGATGCATGAGGGGGCACTCAATCCTCCGGGGGATAGACTCAAGGAAATGACGAATGACGATTACCGTTATCGATTTCGAAGAAGGGCGAGATGTCAAGGTCTATGACAATCTCGACGCAGTCGGAGAGCTCACTCCTAACCGTTCGCTCTGGGTTGATGTCCAGAGCGATGACATCGCCGAACTCACTCAGATCGCTTCCACTTTTGGCTTTCATGAACTCGCAGTAGAAGACTGCCTCACTCCTGGTCACTTTCCAAAACTCGATGACTACGGCTCCTATCTTTTTCTCATCGTGCGCGGTTTCAAATCATGGACGGAAGTAGAAGAGATCTGGGAAACAGACTATCTCGCAAATACAAAGGGAAAGGAGGCGTCCGCAGAGAAAATCGACCAGGAATCTTTTACCCGTAAAGTAGCAATATTCCTATCGCAGAATATAATTGTGACCTTTCGGCGGAAAGAAGTTGCATGGTTAGATGCTCTCGTTCGACGGGCTCAGACAAAGCCCGACCTGACACTGGTAGATGGCACAGAGGGCATCGCTCACCGAGTAATAGACGTCCTTACTGACCGTTTTACCAGAGGAATTGGCTTTTTTGAGAATGTAATCGACGGCTTCGAAGATGCTGCGCTGGAACGTCCAGAGGACTTCGAAATCCAAGACCTATTCGAGGTGAAGCGCGAGCTTGTGTATCTCAGGCAAATGGCCCGAAACCAAAGAAGCGTTTTGTCCCAACTCGCCAATGATCAGACCCTGATCTCCGATAGTCAAAAAAGGCGATATTTCAAGGATGTTGACGACCATACAATTTCTATTATTCGAGATCTCGATAAGCACATTCAGGCAGTAATTAGTATTCGAGATAGCTATCTCGCAATCGCAAATGTTCGGTTGGGCGATACTATGAGGATTCTTACGGTAATCACCACCATTGCAGCCCCTCTGAATATTGTTGTGGGTATGTACGGCATGAATTTCCACGCTATCCCACTGCTCGATAATCAATACGGATTCTGGTTCGTCGTAGCGGCTATGTTAGGTCTCGGAATCTTAATGCTGCTCTACTTTCGAAGAAAAAACTGGATCTAACCCGAAATCAGCCGATTTTCAGGTCTCTACAGCACGCGATTGGCCTTTATTTTACTATGCGCCACACCTAACCATATACGGCATAACACGTATAGAGGTCCAGTGTACCCTTCGAGCTCTTAGATGAGTCGTCCACCAAGAGACAAGGTAGCTAACGTGTTAGAGCAAGATAACAGAAGAAACCAAGACGCAGATTTATCTGAAGCAGACCTATCAACACCGACACGCGAGGAGTTCTCTGAAATAGATTCTCTTTCCCCAACTCCAGAGGTTCTTCAAGACGCTCAAAAGAACAATGCTCAAAAAAGTGCTGTATTAGAGCATTTGAATCAGCCAGAACTCTCTTCTCAAACTTCAGAACACTTAGAAATAAGGATATCCCAAACCGATATCAAACCACCAATTCAATCAGCGCCCATAGAGACATCAGCCAAGGAGGAATCAGCTTCACAAAAGACAACCTTGCGAAGTAACATAACTAACACGTTTAGTGCGCTTAGGGCATTGATTCCCGACTCAGTCGAAGAATTTATAAGAGATGTTGATCGTGCCCTAAGTGAATCTCCCCTTGTCGGCGTTCTTTGGAATACGATGAAGGAGGTTGCACGAGAGACGTTTGAGACGGTATGCGACTTCTTTGATGACCTCTTTTTTCAACCCTCGGAAGAGCCAGTAAAAAAAGTAGAACCGACCTCTGTAAGTCTTGGGAAGACCCCCTCGCACCTTATCCAGGAACAGGAAAAATACGAAGCAACATCATCGCAAAAGAAAACTGAGAGTACGGAGACAGTGGGCACGAGTGATCAGCATGAAGAACTTTTTCAAGACACTCTTACCAAAAGACGAGAAGAAGAGGACTTGCTACACGACCTCAAGATGCAGCTAGCACTGCAAATGTTCCTGCAAGAGCCAGAAGAATCTGCGAGCGAGCAAAAAGGAGAAGCACCACAACCCCTGACGGGAGTGCTTGACCCCTCCAACAAAGGGATCACAGGCAAAGACACAGAAAGGAACGGTTCTCGATTTCAAGAAGATTACTCCCGCTTGGAGGCCATCAAAAGGGCCTTAGAAGAAAACGCTTGATGCACTAGAGGAGGGCAGCTATCGACTAACTCTCCGTTAACACGCGTTTTATCTTGGAAAGCTCATGTCTAGAGCCCGAAACGTTCGTTCCTGCACCCCTGCTACCCTAATAAGCATCAAAAAGGATGAAGGTTTAGTCCGCAATTACAATCAGGAAACTGGAGGTTTACAGCATGAGCGAGCAAGACGAAATCATCGACGGAGTTAAGGCGGCAGCCAAAATTTTGAGTAAGATGGAACCAGAAAACCAGGAACGATTGGTTGCAAATATTGAGGTCTCCTCTCCCGAACTAGCAACTCAGATTACTGAGAGCATGTTTACCTTTGATGATATTGCAGGACTTTCAGATAGAGGCATACAACTCCTTGCCCAGCGAGTTGAGCACCAAGACCTCGTTCTCTCCTTGAAAAAAGCCTCCGAGAAAACAAAGACTCGGATCTTCGAGAATGTCAGCGAGCGTAAGAAAGACCTCATTGAAGGAGACTATGACACCCTTCCCCCAACTCGTATCTCAGACGTGAGCGCAGCACAGAGAAGAGTGCTTGACACCCTGGAGGAGCTCAAGAAAGAGGGGAAAGTCTTAGAAGATACCAGCAGGTCTAAGGAAGCTTGGATTGCTTAGCTCCATTTGAGAACCGGCTGAATCACCCAAAGACAGAACGCCCCATATTTTCTGAGAAACGCTTGCACTATTGCAATCAGAGTTCGCTATCCCTAGAGCAGTCCCTTTATTTTCTCTCCGAGCGTAGCAGGAGATCGACTTACAGTAACTCCAGCTGCCTCCAACGCCTCAAATTTCCCTTCAGCGGTACCCTTACCACCACTGACGATGGCACCAGCATGACCCATGGTTCTTCCCGCTGGAGCGGTTGCGCCAGCAATAAATGAGACGACTGGCTTAGACATATTATCCTTAATCCAGGCTGCAGCTTCTTCCTCGGCCGAGCCTCCGATTTCACCGATCATAATGACTGCAGCAGTCTCCGGGTCTTGTTCGAACAGCTCCAAACAGTCTATGAAATTCGTCCCATTCAACGGATCTCCGCCGATACCGACACATGTTGACTGCCCAATGCCAAGCTCTGTCAACTGAAAGACCGCCTCATACGTCAGTGTGCCACTTCTCGACACAACACCTACGTTCCCCGGCTTGTGAATTTGCGCGGGCATTATCCCGAGCTTTGCCTCACCAGGAGTGATAACTCCCGGGCAGTTCGGTCCTATCAAACGGGTACGCTTCCCCTTCATAAAGGCATTGACCTTTAGCATATCAAGAACGGGAATACCTTCTGTAATGCAGATAACCAGGTCTAAGTCCGCTTCAACAGCTTCCATGATAGCATCCGCCGCAAATGGTGGTGGAACATAAATGACACTCGCATTCGCATCAGTCGCCTCTTTTGCCTGAGCGACAGTATCAAAAAGTGGGATACCAAGATGCTCCTTACCACCCTTTCCAGGTCCCACGCCAGCTACCATCTGAGTTCCATATTCCAGACATTTCTCAGTATGAAAGCTTCCAGACTTCCCAGTCATTCCCTGTGTGATTACTCTAGTGTTCTTATTAACGAGAATACTCATATTCTCCTCTCCCTTTATCTAAAATTGCTCTCTAAGCCTCAGGTTTCAAAAATTACCCATCGTCTCACGAACCGTTCGCCGCTTGGACAACCTTCTCTGCAGCATCGGACATGGTGTCTGCTGGCACGATATTCAAATCTGATTCTTGAAGAATCTTTCTCCCCTCTTCCACGTTGGTCCCTTGTAACCGAACCACCAGAGGGACAGAAAGGCTAAGACTCTTCGCAGCATCAACAATACCGGCAGCGATAACATCACACTTCATGATTCCGCCAAATATATTCACTAAAATTGCTTTCACATTTGAGTCGCTCAGTAGAATTTTAAATGCTTCCGTTACCGTCTCTCGGCTCGCACCTCCGCCTACATCAAGAAAATTTGCTGGTTCGCCACCATACTCCTTGATGATATCCATAGTACCCATGGCTAGACCTGCACCATTGACCATGCAACCAATATTACCGTCCAGTCCAACATAGCTGAGACCAAACTTCCCTGCGCGAAGATCACGAGGATCCATCTCATCGTAGTCCTGGTACTCTTTCAGTTCAGGGTGACGAAACAACGCATTATTGTCAGTCGCACACTTCGCATCCAGCAGGATGAATCCGCCCTCTTTTGTGAGGACGAGCGGATTGATTTCAAGTAGAGCGAGATCGCAATCCATGAAGACTTCGTACAATCCTTCCACTATTTCTCCAAACTCACGTGCTTGCGCTGCTGAAAGTCCCAAACTCATTCCCACTTGAATGGTCTGAAAGGACTGTAATCCTACGGAAGGGTCCACGAGCTGAGTGATAATCTTTGAAGGATCCTTCTCAGCAACTTCCTCAATCTCCGTTCCACCCTCTGTGGAGGCAACGATAGCAATCCTCTTCGCAGCCCTGTCCACCAGCAAGGACAGATAAAACTCTCGCTCAATATTACAACCAGCCTCTACGTATACTTTCCTCACCAGTTTTCCATCAGCACCAGTCTGCGGGGTTACCAAACGCATTCCGAGAATCTGCTCGCCGTAATGTCTCGCTTCCGCAGAATCTTTGGCAACCTTGACACCCCCAGCCTTCCCACGACCCCCAGCATGTACCTGGGCCTTTACAACACAGACACCACCGCCAAGATGATCTGCCGCAGCTTCAACTTCCCCAGCGGTATAGGCGCAATACCCAGCAAGAACGGGCAAACCATAGGCTGCCAGCAGTTCCTTCGATTGATACTCATGTAAATTCATAGCTATTCTTCCACCGAATACGAAAAGGATTATTCTTTCTCGGCTCCCAATCAGAGCCCACAGACCCTGAAACAGTCACACACTCAACGAATTGTTTCAAGCCTAAGAAAAATGCCTCTGGAGGGCAAAATTTGGCCCTATTTAAGGATTCTTCTCAGTGAGATAGCTGGAGGCCAAATTTCTGAATACGATTAAATATAGTTCGATCGGTGATACCAAGATTTCTGGCTGCTTGAGACTTATTTCCTTTGCAACGATCCAAATGAAACTGAATAAAGTAGTTCTCTATTTCGCAAAGAGTGAGATTCCCCAATCTTTCAATACTCATCTCTTCAGAAGCATTTGATAAGGTGTCAATCTCTAAGTCATCGCTACTTATTCGAATAGCTCCGAGGTCACCTCCTCGTAATACCGCTCGTTCAAGAACGGAATAGACCTCATTATCATTTCCTGGCCAATTATGCTCGGCAAGCTTCTTTAGTGCGTCATGAGAAACCTCAATCTCTGGAAGAGATAACTCTACGCGTAGCTGTCCGAGATAGTTCTCTACAAGCTCGTGCAGACTCTCCTTGCGCTCTCTCAATGGCGGAATCTCAACTTGTTGTCGTGAAAAGACTTCCAGCAGGATAGGCGCAACATCTTCTCGTCCTCGGAGAGAATCGAGGGCTAGGTGTCCCGCTGCGATGCAGAATGTGTCCCTTCCCTCTGTTTTAAAAAATTCCCCGAGTAATTTCTGAACTCGAGGCGATAAATATTGAACGTTCTCGAGTAGAACGGTTCCTCCATTCGCATATCCTAAGAGGCCCCTATCGCTGCCTCCACCAAAAAGCTGACGATACATCGCACTTGAGGGCACGGTTGAAAAATCAAGATGAATGAACCTCTCATCCGCGGTTGCCTTGCGACCATGCAAGTGTTTCGCGATCTCTAATAATGGACCACCAACAGGACACTGAAGGTATACTCCACTTTTCTCCATATCGATTTCATTTAATTCCGATAAAAAGCTTTGTTCAAATCGAATGCCATTGAGCGCTTTTGCCTTTGAGGAAAAGGGAGTACGAATTGCCTTTTCTTGCAGAACGGTCTTTCTCCACTCTATCGCTCGATCAAGTGTCTCTAATACTTCTTTCCGGTCTAGAGGCTTTTGCAGGAAATGAAACGCTCCCTGCTTCATGGCCAAAACAGCATCTTTCGTGCCCGCTGATGAAATCACTATTACCGGCATCTCAGCGTGTCGCTTTCGAAACTCCTCAAGACAACGAAATCCACTCAATTTGGGAAGCCGCAGGTCAACGATTGCGATCGTAGTCTCATCTGAAACGCTTCCCAACGCAGTCTCTCCGTCTTCCGCACCAATAACGGAAAACCCTTGTTGTGCGAGCAGTCTCGTCAGTAGCTCTCTCGTAGTATGATCATCTTCTGCTAAAAGTACTTGCTGTGTCATGAAAGGGGGGTCGACAATCTTGCAAAGGAAGTTGAGCGATTTCAGAAAAATTTTCTGGAAATTCTTTCTCACTCTCACCAACAAGCCGTCACCTTGTATATATTATCAGGTACTTAGCCCCCCTCCCGAAGGTTTCGGAGCTTCCTAAGAATTCTCTTTGTCTTTTCGCTTCTAAATGCCAAAGAGATGGGTATTCGTGGATCCGTATCCTGCTCAGCCCTCATGCCGAAGATAGTCTCAATCCAAAAACGATCATCTGGAGCTAGAGCGTCAAGCGCCAGCGCCACGCGCCCCTGTAAGTTGTCACTATTTTTTCTGCTGATTTCTTCTCTCGCTTTCTGGCTTCCTCTTTCTACGCCTTCACTGCTACTCATCTCAGATTGTTCAAGCCTCATATTTCTCATCTCCAGGGTAGTCATCCTTTGTGTTGATTTGAGAGCAGTATGTAAAGATTGCGTTGCGCAGTTCAAGATGAGCAGAGTCAGTAGGAGAATTTCTATCAGGTTCCCGCCATCATCAATTTTCGAGAGCAGTGTCATAAGTAAACTGGACGGTTAATGGCAAACTTGACATCCATATAATATATGAAGGATTAACTATGAATTTATTTATCAAATATACAACACTCTCAACCTTATTAGTGGTAGGTGCAAAGTTGCTTCCCTTCCCCGCCGATGCCTCACCTCTTGCAACACAAGAAAATCAACGGGGCACTTCACAATTTTCCAAAACAGCTCAGGGGGCGAGTCAACATTCGAAATCGAGCTCCCCAATTGAAGCGCAAGAAGAAGCGAAGCAACGCGTCCAAGAAAGAGCCCGGCTACAACACACGTTATCAAAGACCGATGTACAACTTCTTCAGCAACGATTAACAGAACGCTTAGGAACTCCTCTCACACAAGATGGAATTCTAGGTCCTCGCACTCAGGCAGCGTTACGTGAATACCAACAAAAGAATAACCTAGAGGTAACAGCGCGACCTGACGCTGAAACACTCGAAAGCCTGGGCTTCTAACGCGTTTTCCTCGAGGTAGGAACAAAGTGCTGAGGGTAGCACACCGTTCCTACCTAAACGTTAACTGAATCAAGCCTATTCATTGCGCCTCAAGGGTCTACCAATTACCATCCCAGTTTTATCTGCTGGCAGAATACACATCCTCGTTCGGTGTCGTATTGGCAACTTCTTGTAGGGCACTTCTATTTACTATCCGAATTGCTTTGTTTTCTGAGAGGTTTAAGATACCAGCCTTCTCCATCGCGCGAGTCACTCGAATGCAAGTCTCTTCCGTGGTGCCTGTTAACTCCGCAAGTTCCTGACGCGTCATTCTAATAACCGTCTCGTTATCCTCATGGCTCGTGAAGTGCGGATAAAGGGTTTCCAAAGCAGAAGCTACTCGCACTTCGACTTTTTCATGCGCAAGTAATCGAGAGAAATCGTGAGATTTTTTAAGCCGCGTAAGTACTTTAGTCAAAAATCGCTCGCCCAGAACAGGATAAGCGCCAAATAACTCCAGGAGCGTATGGCGGGGTACCCAAATTAAGGTGCTCTCCGTTTGAATCCTCGTCGAATATGGATATCCTTCATTCTCGAGAGCTGCGAGCAGACCAAGAGAATCTCCACTCACAAGAAATTCAACTATGAGGTCTCTTCCTTTTGCTGAACTTTTTAAAAATACGGCTCTTCCCTCATCAACGATAAACCCAGCATTTTGCACCTCGCCTTCCAAAGTAATGATATCTCCAGCTGTGTGCTTCTTACGTATACTAGAACTCGCCAAGCCCTTCAGATCGTCTTCTTCCACCCCTTTAAACTCGTCCATGGAACGGAGTCTCTCGAAAATCTCCGTTCCGAGTTGTGTAAGTGGAGCCGAGATCTTAGAAAAACTTTTTGTGGCGCCTTTCCCCATTTTTTCTGCAGCTTCGAACACTGCCCGATATGGCTCATCTTGAGATTCTCTAGTATCGCCATTCGATGAAGCTCCCAGGTGACGCTTCAGACTCGTATAAAGAGCCATTTCAACTGTTGTCTTTAAATCTATATCTTTAAAAGGCTTGACGAGGTATCCATGCGGCTCAGTTTTTTTTGCCCTCTCTAGTAAATCAATATCTGAATACCCCGTGAGAAAGACAATGGGCACCCTTGATTCTTCCCTTATTTTCATAGCAGCATCAACGCCATCCCCTTCACCATCAAGCTTGACATCCATGAGAACTAGGTCTGGCTCTTCTGCTTCAACAAGGTCAAGAACTCCCTCAACGCTGGATGCCCGGCCTACAATTTCGCAATCAAAGGACTCCAATAATTCCATGATATCTTCTGCAATAGAATCCTCGTCCTCTACAACTAAAACTTTCCCCAATGTCATAACTCTCTCCTATTAAATCAATCAAAATGGTCCGCAATCTCTTCAGCTCAGCGGTAGTAATATCCTCACCCTGTATCGAACATCGAGCATTAGCTCGATTTTTCCACCATGTGCCTCAACTACTCTTCTTGCTCGAGGAAGACCAAGCCCAAAGGTTTGGTCTCGCGTTGTATAAAAGACGGAAAAAGCACTCTCCTTACTATCTCTTCTGAAGCCAGGTCCATCATCGCCTATCAGCATTTCAACGAATGGCTGAGAATCATATGATCTTACCCCAAAAGAGAAGAAAACCTTTCTTTCCCCTGGTGCAGATTGCTGCGCATTTTTTATAAGCTCATGAAGGATACCAACAAACGGTTCAGCATCGATTTTACTTCGATACTCGGTGGCTTCGCTTTCAACCTCGATAGAAAAATCGCACTTAGCATACCTAACGGAAGCGTCCTCTATTGATTCTTCGACCAATGAAAGGAGGTCTATATCTTCTTCCGAAGACAACGAATGTTTCGAGAACTCTTGTAAAGTTCGGAAGACCAGTAACAAGTCATCGGTTGAATTTTGCATCAAGGAGAGAGAGTCCAATTCCTTGTCATGATCTGGTATTCGTCGTTTGATACGATTTATTCCAGACTGAATGACCTGAAGGGAATTTCCAATCCGATGAGCACTCTTCTCGATAATCTCTCTCAAGGTCGATAACTCGAGACTATCATCAGTCTTAGTAATTTTATTCGGATTCAGATTGCCCACAGTCATTTGGTATTTCCTCAGCGTGTTCTACCCCTCACTCCTCTGGGTGAACTTTCTCTTCTAGAAGCTCTCGCCTCCTTCTTGAACAGATTGAAGAGCATCTAACCCCATCAGTTGAAAATACATGATAAGGGTCATCTGACCTACACAAAGTAGCGGGAGTTTCTTCGGATTTTCCTAAGCTACTACTATTACTACTTTTTTTGAACCTTTTCCTCCTTTGGCTATTCTAAATAGAGAGTTTAAATGATCGAGCCCGTCCTAGCGGGTCCATGAAAAGAGCATGCA harbors:
- a CDS encoding leucine--tRNA ligase, producing the protein FGLPTERHAIKTGEPPQETTVQNCSTYRNQMEILGLSYDWSRTITTSDPSYYKWTQSVFIDFYNSWFDTNSGIARPIEDLPIPESISALGTSAVEDYRNAHRLIYFDDVPVNWCPELGTVLSNEEVFDGKSEQGYPVERVQMKQLLVRITAYADRLLEGLEELDWPESIKQLQRNWIGKSEGLEITFPVSKSSEELLAFTTRPETLFGATFLTIAPEHPLVKTLCSPEQKSEVETYCQEASQRSDLDRTSQDQKTGVFLGSSAKHPFLEKEIPIYVSDYVMMGVGSGVVMGVPAHDERDFQFAKNYHLPIVPVILPRDAGKEREAVLAKEIVWTEDGAMIASQANHELELHWLGKDSSQVRVDCRTEIVDKGVASAATHYKLRDWVFSRQRYWGEPIPLIHWDDGTISTVPKEELPLELPHLENYQPTNTGESALARAADWVSTSSKESGVSGKRETLTMPQWAGSCWYPIRFMDPENRDQIVAPEVEKAWGPVDLYLGGAEHATLHLLYSRFWFQAMHDLGLTSIKEPFTRLFNQGMLTSFAFQDKNGVLIPVDEVEEKSPEVYAKKDSGEVVERITAKMSKSLRNVVRPDDVIGEYGADTFRVHIMFMGPVESQRSWDGVDIAGASRFMRKFWFFCTGSEEQTGVREFIPLEDEKLEVSLRINEAAAKISSDIEGLRFNVSIAELMKCLRDIREQEISRESFEKFLKVASPFLPFTAEEIWERLGHSESIAYAPWPEADRELIANSKTNIEVVYQVNGKKRGKINVPSDISNSELEAIAAEALQEQLSDDLSNAKFIIVPDRKTKLPKLLNIVVGQKPSGK
- the sucD gene encoding succinate--CoA ligase subunit alpha; the encoded protein is MSILVNKNTRVITQGMTGKSGSFHTEKCLEYGTQMVAGVGPGKGGKEHLGIPLFDTVAQAKEATDANASVIYVPPPFAADAIMEAVEADLDLVICITEGIPVLDMLKVNAFMKGKRTRLIGPNCPGVITPGEAKLGIMPAQIHKPGNVGVVSRSGTLTYEAVFQLTELGIGQSTCVGIGGDPLNGTNFIDCLELFEQDPETAAVIMIGEIGGSAEEEAAAWIKDNMSKPVVSFIAGATAPAGRTMGHAGAIVSGGKGTAEGKFEALEAAGVTVSRSPATLGEKIKGLL
- a CDS encoding ADP-forming succinate--CoA ligase subunit beta, with protein sequence MNLHEYQSKELLAAYGLPVLAGYCAYTAGEVEAAADHLGGGVCVVKAQVHAGGRGKAGGVKVAKDSAEARHYGEQILGMRLVTPQTGADGKLVRKVYVEAGCNIEREFYLSLLVDRAAKRIAIVASTEGGTEIEEVAEKDPSKIITQLVDPSVGLQSFQTIQVGMSLGLSAAQAREFGEIVEGLYEVFMDCDLALLEINPLVLTKEGGFILLDAKCATDNNALFRHPELKEYQDYDEMDPRDLRAGKFGLSYVGLDGNIGCMVNGAGLAMGTMDIIKEYGGEPANFLDVGGGASRETVTEAFKILLSDSNVKAILVNIFGGIMKCDVIAAGIVDAAKSLSLSVPLVVRLQGTNVEEGRKILQESDLNIVPADTMSDAAEKVVQAANGS
- a CDS encoding sigma-54-dependent Fis family transcriptional regulator; this encodes MRKNFQKIFLKSLNFLCKIVDPPFMTQQVLLAEDDHTTRELLTRLLAQQGFSVIGAEDGETALGSVSDETTIAIVDLRLPKLSGFRCLEEFRKRHAEMPVIVISSAGTKDAVLAMKQGAFHFLQKPLDRKEVLETLDRAIEWRKTVLQEKAIRTPFSSKAKALNGIRFEQSFLSELNEIDMEKSGVYLQCPVGGPLLEIAKHLHGRKATADERFIHLDFSTVPSSAMYRQLFGGGSDRGLLGYANGGTVLLENVQYLSPRVQKLLGEFFKTEGRDTFCIAAGHLALDSLRGREDVAPILLEVFSRQQVEIPPLRERKESLHELVENYLGQLRVELSLPEIEVSHDALKKLAEHNWPGNDNEVYSVLERAVLRGGDLGAIRISSDDLEIDTLSNASEEMSIERLGNLTLCEIENYFIQFHLDRCKGNKSQAARNLGITDRTIFNRIQKFGLQLSH
- a CDS encoding peptidoglycan-binding protein — translated: MNLFIKYTTLSTLLVVGAKLLPFPADASPLATQENQRGTSQFSKTAQGASQHSKSSSPIEAQEEAKQRVQERARLQHTLSKTDVQLLQQRLTERLGTPLTQDGILGPRTQAALREYQQKNNLEVTARPDAETLESLGF
- a CDS encoding response regulator, whose translation is MTLGKVLVVEDEDSIAEDIMELLESFDCEIVGRASSVEGVLDLVEAEEPDLVLMDVKLDGEGDGVDAAMKIREESRVPIVFLTGYSDIDLLERAKKTEPHGYLVKPFKDIDLKTTVEMALYTSLKRHLGASSNGDTRESQDEPYRAVFEAAEKMGKGATKSFSKISAPLTQLGTEIFERLRSMDEFKGVEEDDLKGLASSSIRKKHTAGDIITLEGEVQNAGFIVDEGRAVFLKSSAKGRDLIVEFLVSGDSLGLLAALENEGYPYSTRIQTESTLIWVPRHTLLELFGAYPVLGERFLTKVLTRLKKSHDFSRLLAHEKVEVRVASALETLYPHFTSHEDNETVIRMTRQELAELTGTTEETCIRVTRAMEKAGILNLSENKAIRIVNRSALQEVANTTPNEDVYSASR